The sequence TATGTGATTGGAAGTTATTTATTCCCCTGTATGTTTTCCATTGATATCTATGTTGTATCTCCAATAGAAACTATACGATTGAGTTGCATATAAACTATACTTCTATTGCTTCTTGGCTTGCCAATGGCTGAAATTTTAGCTATAGTGCTAATATCATTTACTTGATTATTCTTTTcaagtaatatgatgattgaCTAGTAATTCGATCTAGTGTAGTACATGATTAATGACTTGCTGATCTCCTACTTGAATTGTCCAAGCTTGTCTTACGTAATTGTCAAAATTATGTTATTgactatcaaaataaataaattgtgtttttaactttttccttttttctctctttaaatTTCCCAAAGGCTCTCTGGGACAAGACACTTGAGCTAAGATTCTTGCTGCAAAAGGCTTTCTCGAACGCCAATAGACTTCCACAGGTTCATTGGGTTTACCATTTTGTTTCAACACCAGCACTAGATTCATGATATTGACTAATTGAACTTAAATGCATGTTGATCGCCTGCAGGAACCAATTAGGTCTTCCTTTTGTGATTCGGAGGACACAGTTGAAGATGCATATTCAGATCTCATTGCCTCTTCCAGAAAAACCTTGGATTCCATACTGGCATTGCAAGAGGTACAGTGAGAACAGTTACCTCATAGTCAATTTTCTTTTGGAGTAACAAAAGATTAGTATGCTTTTCTTTTGCTGGAAACCTGACCATTGCTCCTCCCTAGCGGTCCCATTAGGTGATAGGTTGCCACTTTGATATCCCAATATATCCTAAACACGTCACTGATAACCATATTGCAAGCACCTCAATAAATAGTTTAACCATGATCCGTAGCAATATTCTCTTGTCAAATGCTCTACAAACTTCAAAATTGTTGTCTTgtaataaaaatttttaaacCTGGGTTGAACAAAGTCAACTGATTTATTGATTGTTGTGCATAGTGGATATATGTCTCGTGAAGTAGGATGAAGGGAGTGTTATCTTTTGTTCAGATTAATACAATCCAGCTTTGCTTATATAACCAATTATTAAAGCACATTTTGCCATTTGACAGGTACTACTGGAGAAGAATCCATCAATTACTAAATCAATGGATGGTATGACATATAGCTTTGATTTTGCAGAACTTGAAGAGCTGCCCCCATACAAAAAATTTGAGTGTTAAATGTTCTTTACTCTTGAGTTTTTTGAAAATCTGAAGTTCCTTCTTGAAATAATctaataatagtagtagtaaaATATTGGTAAAATTAGGATGTAACAGGATGCTCTTTGTCAAATCTGATCCTCAACTCAAGGTATTGACTACTTGAGAGGACTTGCTTTAAGAAACCAAATAGATTAGGTTATACAGGGTCAGATATTTGCTAGATTTTCAAGACCTGCAAAAGAAACCGATTGCTTCTATGTTGCAGCTCTAAACAGTGATCTCTAAGTAGAAGTTCTATAATACCCTGTTGTCTGTAATTAACTGAAAAAGAATTCCTGGAAATCCTTTCATATGCCACCATATTTGGTAATGTTTCCAAACTGGAAAATCAAGTCCTGGACCTTTTGCACATCTTTCATATTTAAGGGCCTAATGACCATCAATTTTCCTCATAGCTCAAAGACAACATATGCATCTTTAGGAATTAACATATTCACTGGTTGTTGTTTCTGTAATTTTCTTTCCTGAAGTCAATTCTGGTAAAAGGTCGAAGCTTTTGGAAGATTCTGTAAAGTCAGGTGAAGTTGATGATGATTGGCAGAAGATTTCTCAAATGCATTCAAGGTAAGAATGTTTAACTGGGGCTTATTGTCACATCCCTTGTTTTATAGCTGTCTGTCAATTTTTGTTATTGCTTTAGATCACGATCTCAATTTGTTTGCTACAAGATATACATGTTTTATATGACAAATCAGGAGGAACTTCCAACATTGTAACAGTTAAAACTAGGAAGAAGAGTGTGATTTAGGTGGAAATTCAGCCAACACAGCCAGTAGATGTTTATCAGTGCTCTACTTatcaacaaagaaaaagaaattacagGTGCCACAATTTTGGTGGCCTAGGAATTTAAGGGGATTGGCATGTATTATTCCTGGAAGCTAAGCCTGAACTCTTTTTAAGCAGAACATTAGTTATCTGGGCTGGGCTAGAACACCAGTATAGCCTAAGCTGGATCACATCATTGGCAGAATGTGAATCGACAATACCTGATTCTTTGTAACTGTCTTTTGTCAAATTTAAAACACGGGTATGATTTTGAACGTGAACCAAATTTTGGTATAATAGTTTATTTGAGCGAAATATTCGCATGCAAAGTGCATTTCTCTTTGTGTTTTACTCTAAATCTAAATGAGCAAGAGAGTGGTGCTGGAAGAGGCTAAGGCCTAAGTGGGAGAGGTAACAGAATTGGGTGGGTGCAATCTTCACTTTGTTCTACCTCGTATTCCTTGCACACTTTCAAGTTTCCATTGCCTATGAGCAAGGAAAAAccaatttcttttcatttatctTATTTATCTCTTCCCAGGACCTATGTGTCTACTCCATGGATGCCTTTGTCCATCTGTATGACATGTCTGAATGTGCAGTTCCCCAAGAGCAAGATAAGACTTGTGTCACAGTTAACTTAAAACTCTAAGAGAAATACAAGTTATCttgttcttatttattttctactATTCCCAAATATGTATGCCTTTACTCCATGTCTGTGCCTGTCTGTCTGACATGTCTTGTTCTAGAGAGCTGAGAGCAAAATAAGAACAATGCGTATGTAAGTTCCTGTTTAACCTTATACTCACCTCAAGTCACATTTTATATGAGAGTCTATGAAGAGTATAGGATACTAATTTGACTTGGCAATATATTAGTCATAGTGCAGAGCATATAAAGCAATGGTCGAGAAGTTAGCTGGCAGAAATAAATATCATACCACACTTTAAAACTTGGAATTTGGACTTCTTGAAGGTTCTGAAAGTCATGTAGAAATGAAATTGGTGTCAAATATTTTTGGTCCTCCCAAAATTGAAAGACTCGTACAAATTGGGATAGAGCAAGTATAAGTTTTCATTTGAATTAATGAGGGCTAATTAAGATAGCAATTTACTTTTACCATTTGATTGTTGAGCTAAACACAACTGgaaatcaaatgaaaaaggaGGGGAAGAACCTTGATCGTAACATCATCAAGATTTTTAATCCATGTTGGCGTTGCTAATTTAATTGGCTAAACCGGAGGGTGTGGAAACTTGGGGCCACAAGTCCTCGAATGTTGTAGATTACCTTTTCGATTGCTTTTGTTCTAGCGATTATTTCTCATAATCTATCGCATTCTTCTAAGCAATAGGTTGGATCTTGCTTCCCCTGTGAAGAATTAGGTTCTGCATCCATTATTAGTGTTGATCTGGAGTCAGATTTTATATACATCTTTGTTAGGAACAAAATCTGCATAACTACGAGCATTTTCTTAACTCCAAAAGTTAGGTTCGAGAGTAGCTAATACCCTGCCTTTTCTCAGCATTGCATTCTCATGTGATAAGTTTGTTTTTCCATTTCTCCCTTTGCTAAGTAGATTGGCCTGTTATTGGCAATTCTTGTGTCATAGGATGGCTGCTTTTAGGGATAAATCGATAGATAAATGGCAGAGAAAGACCCAGGTGACCTCTGGTGCTGCCGCGATCAAAGGCAAATTGCAAGCATTTAATCAGGTTTATTTCTGGGACTTGAAAGATGCTATGTACAGCAATGATCACAATGTCTTGAATTAATGTTGTGATATTGTACAGGATATTAGTCAACAAGTAGCTGGTTATATGAGAGATCCTAgcaaaatgataaaaggaaTGCAGCAAAGTAGATCGGCAGTTGCACTATTTGGAACTGTAAGTCTAACTTTCTGAGTTGATTTGAGGACGGCTATGTTTCTTAATgtttatgacaatttttttttctgttttcctTGGTTTTGATTTATGTGCCTGCTTTTATGCAGGTTCCAGATGCTACTGGCAATGGAGAGGTATCAATGTGTTATTTATGCATTTTGTCAGTTTTTGGCCCTGAATAGTGATGCTGTTAAAGTCCAATTGATAAGAGTAGACCAGTAAATCTCCTTGTTGAATGTGTTGCTTAGACAAATATAGGCATGCTAGCTTTGTCAGGTTTATGCAATTGGTACAACAGTGGAAAATGTCATTCTTCATGTACAAATGCATTAATTTTTGCTTGAGAATGCTCTTGCATGGATAGTgtttctttagaaaaaaaagcACGTCTCATTATCCTTAACTTGGATCAGGGAACAAACATGGATGGTGATCCAGAGCTTCTGGATGACTCTGAATTCTATCAGCAATTGCTGAAGGAGTTCTTTGAGGCTGTAGATCCCGCATCATCTGGTAAGTTGAACAACCCCCTCCACCTCTGCAAAATAATCTGGTTATGTTTCAGAGGTACCACCTTCCTCTATCTATGGTGATTTATGTTATTAGGGAAACGTGGTTATCCTCACCTTTGATGTGATACCTTCAACAtcatgttcaatttttttccgTCTTTCTCCTATGATTTTGACCATCACATGTCAGCTATTGGTATCGTTCGATGTGAAATGGTTTTTTTAGGTTACTATGTTGCTTGAAGAATGTTGCCTGCTTTCTTCACATGCATTCTGTATCTGTCATTTTCTGAAAGATCCCTGCTTTTACTCGAATTTGCATGTATACAGCATGAAATAAGTTTATAAAGATTACAGCTACAGATGAGCATTCTCAGAAAATGTATTTATACTGTGTTTGGCTGAGAATGCATTTCTAGGCTTTTTTGCTTCCTGGAAAAAGAACACCTTAAACTAACCAATTGTGTATCAACTACAGAAACAGCATTCTATGCATTGAAGAGACTACAAACAAAGAAACGAAAAATTGTTGATCGTCGTGCTTCAAAGAGTCGTAAAATCCGGTAAATCATTATCGATTATGTTGTACAAGGTTGCATTTTGATTTCCGGGATTATAAAGTTCGATCTTTGTTCCTGCAGGTACAATATTCATGAAAAGATTGTCAATTTTATGGCTCCTAATCAGCCTGTAAATCTTCCAGAAATGGCCCCCAAATTGTTTGAGAATTTGTTCTCAGGTGGCTCTACCCATAGGCCACTTGCTTAAGGCCCCCCAGAACCGAAGGTTCCTAGAGTTGTTCCATTagatataaaatatgtaattcAAATAGTTATTACTTTGTACTAATATTAATGATAGGCACAgatctttttaacttttttcttgTCAGTTTGTTGTTTGGGTCGAGTTAATTATAGATGAAAGTAATATTATCTTTGGactaaaatctttttatagATGAAAGTTAAAGCTGCAGTCACATCGTTTTTCTTTCATGTTATTCAATTTTCCCCCCAAATTTTCTGGTTTTTGCAAGTTCTTTCTTGCTAATTAAAACTGAAAGAAATTGTGCCAGTTAGAAAATTAACTTGCTCTGTTACTACATgttattttctaagtgtctaCAGCATAATATTATTAGCCTTTCTTAAATATCGAATAAAATGATAACTAAACAGTGATAATACATGTATCCtatttcatattataatcatgaaaTGTACAACTTTACCAACTAAACAGCATAACATAGTAACAATTTATTCAACCTACCGTTGTGTTAATGCAGAGATTATTTTTCTAATCAGTCCAACCAAACATCCATTGCATATTTGATTCATCAagaagttttgaggaagtacTTTCAAAGCAAAACCCCAAATTTGTTTGTGtcgtcaattttttttaccaaacttCTCATTTGCATGAGAAATCTAGCAACATCACTCACAATTATTCAACGATATCAGGCAACATCGATTGAAAAATTATCAGAGCTTTCAAGTATGGGATTAAATTTTCGACTGGGATTAATCAGAACACCTGTATACCATGCTGAACATAAATACCACTCCTGTTTTGCAAGAGATGGACTCGCAATATGTCAATCAGCTTAAATACAAAGATAAATGAGTCAAAGACATGGCAGTGTATCTTATGGGCGCGTATACACGGGGACAATGCTGCACAGGATTAGGGGAATGATATGCATGATGGTGCTGGGCGGGGTGGGAGGTGGGGGTAAAGAACACGCTATAGATGGGGTGATGGGATTTGAATGGTTTGGGAgccaaaaagaaataattgaaccGATGAACTTTTGTCAATCTTTTTGCTGCTACAGCCCATTGTCCTGAGCTCTGCTTCTCCATCGGCCCCCCCTCATCCATCACTCCTGATCATCTCATTTCTAAATCATTCGCACAAAGTGCTTTTTACAAGTTCTTCAGAAATCAGTTAAATGGGAGGTGACCGCGTCTGATGTGCAATGCATTCTCTCACATCCCTGTTTCTGTTCTGATGGAAACAACAGAGCTAAATGAAAATCAAGCAGCAAAGGTAAACCAGGGCGGGGTTTGGGAGCTTTTTCAAGGGGCAGGATCGGGCAGGGTGGAACCAGAGGAGATCAAAGGGGCAGAAGATCCAGAGGGCTATGCTTATACCTTCAATGCAACTGCTACTATAAGCTCCCTTCAGTAGATCTGCCGCTCCCAGAGGCGTACTAGATTCGCTGATCGTAAAACTTTAAGCATAAACTTTTCCATCAATATTCCACGAATTAAGTGATCTCATGCAAACTATGTCGCAACATCAACAAGAGACATCCTGGCCGAAACCGACCATCTCCAATGCTTATATCAGAAACCCAAATAATGACACAACAAGAAATTGTCTACATTGTGTATATCAATCATCTGATTGAAAAGATGTATGAGAAAGACCCCCTTTTGCTTCTACATCTGTGGAGCTGGATAAGACTGACCATAGTAACCGGGAGCTTGAGGGTTGGTTGATGTGTAGACTTGTGGGTATGATGCCATCATATGAGCTTCTTGGTTACTGCAAATACAAGGATAGACTATTGTCATTCCACCAACTAGCAAAGTAAATAGTCTACAACCAGTGGATAAGAAATCCTAGCAAACATCCAAGTTACTGACCAAAAACCAACTCTGAAAGAGCTAATGATTAGGTCCACAGGAGCATGAGAAAGAAATGTCATAATCACCCTTAGGGTCAGTATCAGACTGTCAACTTAACTGTAGCAAAATTTTCGCTCATTTTactatgacaaaaaaaattaccagAAACTTTTTGATACTTGTAATGGGATAACAATCAGCTTTTACAAGGACAATTTGTATGCAACTTACCTGTTCATATAAACTCCATGACCATGATTATATCCTGGCATCAGCGTAGCAGATGTGTTGGGTCTGCATCAAGCAACATTGAAAAGTTAGATGCCAGACAGGAGTCTTAAGctatttatttaaaacttaaCCAATTATGAGTTAGGGTACACAAAAAATTACATTTGTTGTTGCATCTGCATTGAATGTTGCAAATGCATCGACTGTTGCAGCTGCATAGACTGCTGCTGGAGCTGCATTGTATCCTGTAACTGCTCACCACCAGCTTGTAACATCAACTGGGAATAGACATATTCATCAACTCTTTGCTTTGCAAGGGCGACCTGTTAaacagaaaaatatattaaacacGATTGGAATCCCTTGATATCTCATTGATTGACCTTTTCCAAAGGTATTTAAATTACAAGAGTCTAGTCAAAGATCTTTATGCTTATTCTAAGACTAAGTACTCCAAAGACGGTTCCATTTTAAAAGCAATATTATCAAATGAAACTAAAGGGTGACATACAACTGCAGCTCACCAAAAAGAAGTGAGACATAGAAACAAAGTTTCACCTGTTGTGCACTACCACCAAGATGAACTTGTCTTTGTTTCTG comes from Solanum pennellii chromosome 1, SPENNV200 and encodes:
- the LOC107003268 gene encoding putative uncharacterized protein DDB_G0270496; the protein is MGTSSKKSRKVEESESNSEFENDEILNEMSDDAENFDDDSDENNDYTDNDDDVDHYSNEDESGEQEEEEDEEGDQEEEEREKLTEEHKNAEMEELEKEYMELRHKEQDLLKNLTQHKDEDLLKGQAVKNQKALWDKTLELRFLLQKAFSNANRLPQEPIRSSFCDSEDTVEDAYSDLIASSRKTLDSILALQEVLLEKNPSITKSMDVNSGKRSKLLEDSVKSGEVDDDWQKISQMHSRMAAFRDKSIDKWQRKTQVTSGAAAIKGKLQAFNQDISQQVAGYMRDPSKMIKGMQQSRSAVALFGTVPDATGNGEGTNMDGDPELLDDSEFYQQLLKEFFEAVDPASSETAFYALKRLQTKKRKIVDRRASKSRKIRYNIHEKIVNFMAPNQPVNLPEMAPKLFENLFSGGSTHRPLA